A single region of the Triticum dicoccoides isolate Atlit2015 ecotype Zavitan chromosome 2B, WEW_v2.0, whole genome shotgun sequence genome encodes:
- the LOC119368276 gene encoding protein LIFEGUARD 2-like, translated as MKGGDIEAGGDVEAGTAAPKGAPYPGTTESPELRWALIRKVYVVLCLQLLLTAVVAVVFVKVRSIPHFFASSYVGLGLYIFILIFPFIVMCPLHFYRQKHPVNLLLLGVFTVAISFSVGLTCAFTSGKVILEAGILTIVVVLSLTAYTFWAARRGKDFSFLGPFLFACLMILLVFGFIQIFFPLGKLSHMIYGALAALIFSGYIVYDTGNIIKRYKYDEYVWAAVTLYLDIINLFLGLMTLFRAGDS; from the exons ATGAAAGGCGGCGACATTGAGGCGGGCGGCGACGTCGAGGCGGGCACCGCGGCACCGAAGGGGGCGCCGTACCCCGGGACGACAGAGAGCCCGGAGTTGCGCTGGGCGCTCATCCGGAAGGTTTACGTCGTCCTCTGCCTGCAGCTTCTCCTCACCGCCGTCGTCGCGGTCGTCTTCGTCAAGGTCCGCAGCATCCCGCATTTCTTCGCCTCCTCCTACGTCGGCCTCGGGCTGTacatcttcatcctcatcttccccTTCATCG TGATGTGCCCATTGCACTTCTACCGCCAGAAGCACCCGGTCAACCTGCTGCTGCTTGGCGTCTTCACAGTGGCCATCAGCTTCTCTGTGGGCTTGACATGTGCCTTCACTAGTG GCAAGGTCATTTTGGAGGCTGGGATTCTTACAATCGTGGTTGTCTTGAGCCTCACTGCTTACACCTTCTGGGCTGCAAGGAGGGGCAAGGACTTTAGCTTCCTTGGTCCTTTCCTATTTGCTTGTCTGATGATTTTGCTCGTCTTTGGGTTCATTCAG ATCTTCTTCCCGCTGGGCAAGCTCTCTCACATGATCTATGGCGCGCTGGCGGCACTCATCTTCAGTGGCTACATTGTCTATGACACGGGCAACATCATCAAGCGTTACAAGTATGACGAGTATGTCTGGGCCGCCGTCACGCTCTACCTTGACATCATCAATCTGTTCCTGGGCCTGATGACCCTGTTTAGGGCGGGTGACAGCTAG